One Pseudomonas sp. MM213 genomic window, ACACGCCAGCCGCGACGCTCGGCGTAACGCGAATACATGCGGAACAGGTCGCCGGAGAAGATCGCCGCCTCGTCACCGCCAGTGCCGGCGCGGATTTCAAGGAACACGTTGCGCCCGTCGTTCGGGTCCTTGGGCAGCAGCATGCGTTGCAGGCTGGCTTCGATCTCGATCAATTGCTCTTTGGCTTCGCGGACTTCTTCCACGGCCATTTCACGCATGTCCGGGTCGTTGTCCTTGAGCAGTGCCTGGGCGCCTTCGAGGTCGCTCTGTACTTTGAGCAACTGTTTATAGGCGTCGACAATCGGCTCGACTTCCGCGTATTCCTTGGAATAGGCGCGGAATTTGGTCTGGTCGGAAATGACCTCGCCGTCGCCAAGCAAGGCGGTCAATTCCTCGAAACGGTCCTGGAGGATGTCCAGCTTATTGAGCAGTGACGCTTTCATTGCGGTTTTTTATCCGAAAAGCTATCCGATGAGCCCTCACCGAGGGCAAAGAGTTCCTGGGCCATGGCCAGTGCGTCGAGGCGACCTTCGGCTGAGAGCTTTTTCAACTGCACGCTCGGGGCGTGCAAGAGTTTGTTGGTCAAGCCACGCGCCAGTTGCACCAGCACGTCTTCGGCGCTGCTGCCGTTGGCCAGCATGCGTTGGGCCTTCTGCAATTCTTCGTCACGCAGACGCTCGCTTTGTTGGCGATAGGCCTTGAGTACATCCACCGCTGCCAGTTCACGCAGACGGATCATGAAATCTTCGGCGCCGACCGAAACCATCTCTTCCGCCGCTTGCGCAGCGCCTTGACGGCTCTTGAGGTTTTCGGCGACCACTTCGTGGAGATCGTCGACGCTATAAAGGTAAACGTCGTCCAACTCGCCGACTTCAGGCTCGATATCGCGCGGTACGGCGATGTCCACCATGAAGATCGGTTTGTGCTTGCGCAGTTTCAAGGCACTTTCCACCGCACCTTTACCGAGGATCGGCAACTGGCTGGCGGTGGAACTGATGACGATGTCGCTGCGCACCAGTTCGGCCGGGATGTCCGAGAGCAACACGGCATGGGCGCCAAACTGCTCGGCCAGAATGCTTGCGCGCTCCAGGGTGCGGTTGGCGACGACGATGCGTTTTACCCCCAGTTCATGCAGATGGCGGGCGACCAGGGTGATGGTCTCGCCGGCACCGATCAGCAAGGCCTGGCTGCGTTGCAGGTCGCTGAAAATCTGTTTCGCCAGGCTGACTGCGGCAAACGCCACGGACACCGGGTTTTCGCCGATGGCGGTGTCGGTGCGCACTTGTTTGGCCGCATTGAACGTGGCCTGGAACAAACGCCCGAGCAGCGGACCGATGGTGCCGGCCTCGCGGGCCACGGCGTAGCAGGATTTCATCTGGCCGAGGATCTGCGGTTCGCCCAGCACCAGCGAATCGAGCCCGGAGGCGACCCGCATCATGTGACGAACTGCCGCATCATCTTCGTGCACATAAGCGCTCGCGCGCAGCTCGTCGAGGCTCAGATGGTGATAATCGGCCAGCCAGCGCAGCACGATGTCCGCCGAAAGGTGATCCTGTTCTATATAGAGTTCACTGCGATTGCAGGTGGAGAGGATCGCAGCTTCGCGGCTGTCGGTGAGTCGGCAGAGCTGCTGCAAGGCCTCCACCAGCTGCTCAGGGGTAAAGGCCACGCGCTCGCGGACGTCTACTGAAGCAGTCTTGTGGTTAATACCGAGTGCAAGGAAGGCCATTCAAGGTCGCTGATGGTGACGTGAAGCCGGCAATTGTCCTACTTCGACAGATTCAGAACAACTACTCGATCTCTATTGACCTGGTAGCCGATGCCCGGGCTTGCGAGCGGTTCTCGTTTACCCGACTTCCACGCAACCTTTGTAGGAGCCGGCTTGCTGGCGATGGTCGTGAACGATGGCGCATTTATTCCTGGAAAGGATGCGGCGCCTGCAAGTCCATCGTCGGAACGCCGCCCGCAGCAAGCCGGCTCCTACAAGGGTTTGTCGCGTGCGTCAGGGAAAATGCCCGGCCGGTTATGTTTGGCCGAAGGCTTGTGTCATGATGATCTGACCGCAGGTTAGTCGTCCTCTTCCTATATGAATAGATCTTCCGCGTTGCTCCTCGCTTTTGTCTTCCTCAGCGGCTGCCAGGCCTTGGCACCCGTTTCGTCGGACGGTACGTCGCCGGTCGAAGACAGCACTCCGGCCCCTGAAAAGCCCAAGGTCTACAGCTCATTCAGCGAAGAAACCATCTTCAGCCTGTTGAGCGCCGAACTGGCTGGCCAACGCAATCGTTTCGACATTGCGCTGGACAACTACGTGACCCAGGCCATCAACACCCAGGATCCGGGCATCTCAGAACGGGCGTTTCGCATCGCCGAGTACCTGGGCGCCGATCAGG contains:
- the hemA gene encoding glutamyl-tRNA reductase, encoding MAFLALGINHKTASVDVRERVAFTPEQLVEALQQLCRLTDSREAAILSTCNRSELYIEQDHLSADIVLRWLADYHHLSLDELRASAYVHEDDAAVRHMMRVASGLDSLVLGEPQILGQMKSCYAVAREAGTIGPLLGRLFQATFNAAKQVRTDTAIGENPVSVAFAAVSLAKQIFSDLQRSQALLIGAGETITLVARHLHELGVKRIVVANRTLERASILAEQFGAHAVLLSDIPAELVRSDIVISSTASQLPILGKGAVESALKLRKHKPIFMVDIAVPRDIEPEVGELDDVYLYSVDDLHEVVAENLKSRQGAAQAAEEMVSVGAEDFMIRLRELAAVDVLKAYRQQSERLRDEELQKAQRMLANGSSAEDVLVQLARGLTNKLLHAPSVQLKKLSAEGRLDALAMAQELFALGEGSSDSFSDKKPQ